Proteins encoded within one genomic window of Amycolatopsis nigrescens CSC17Ta-90:
- a CDS encoding LLM class flavin-dependent oxidoreductase, producing MGFGILFTQGQISGDPHQVLTEILHQAETADRLGFDAALTTEHKYSDEYFGSPLHLAYAIAARTERVRVGTSIAIAPLYNPVELAQDAAMLDQLSGGRLFLGLGAGYLPEDFQTVGVPWAGRVQRFDETVRIIRQAWTEDRFSFAGDTYRFEDVCVQPKPRQENPELHLAAWSAGGLERAGRLGDGWISNALISVDTMRGMADAYRSAAKAAGRESKVTAIRFCWTAPTREEAVRDFGDTAVAMARTLWEYGAIGDMPEVTKADEITLDALCEDRFVIGTPDECARSLKRYQDEAGVDDFLLIFRYPTGPELPKVQAAMELFGREVIPEFRS from the coding sequence GTGGGCTTCGGAATCCTGTTCACCCAGGGCCAGATCTCCGGTGATCCGCACCAGGTGCTGACCGAAATCCTGCACCAGGCCGAAACCGCGGACAGGCTGGGTTTCGACGCCGCGCTGACCACCGAGCACAAGTACTCCGACGAGTACTTCGGTTCCCCGCTGCACCTCGCCTACGCGATCGCGGCACGCACCGAGCGGGTGCGGGTGGGTACCAGCATCGCCATCGCGCCGCTGTACAACCCGGTCGAACTGGCCCAGGACGCGGCGATGCTGGACCAGCTCTCCGGCGGCCGGCTGTTCCTCGGGCTCGGCGCCGGCTACCTGCCGGAGGACTTCCAGACCGTCGGCGTGCCATGGGCCGGGCGGGTGCAGCGCTTCGACGAGACCGTGCGGATCATCCGGCAGGCCTGGACCGAAGACCGGTTCTCCTTCGCCGGGGACACCTACCGCTTCGAAGATGTCTGCGTACAGCCGAAACCGCGGCAGGAGAACCCGGAGCTGCACCTCGCCGCCTGGTCGGCGGGTGGCCTGGAACGCGCCGGACGGCTCGGCGACGGCTGGATCAGCAACGCGCTGATCTCGGTGGACACCATGCGCGGCATGGCCGATGCCTACCGGTCGGCGGCGAAGGCGGCGGGCCGGGAAAGCAAGGTGACCGCGATCCGCTTCTGCTGGACCGCACCCACCCGCGAAGAGGCCGTGCGCGACTTCGGGGACACCGCGGTGGCGATGGCCAGGACGCTATGGGAGTACGGCGCGATCGGCGACATGCCCGAGGTCACGAAGGCCGACGAGATCACCCTGGACGCGCTGTGCGAGGACCGGTTCGTGATCGGCACGCCGGACGAGTGCGCGCGGTCCCTCAAGCGCTACCAGGACGAGGCCGGGGTGGACGACTTCCTGTTGATCTTCCGCTACCCCACCGGGCCCGAGCTGCCGAAGGTGCAGGCCGCGATGGAACTGTTCGGCCGCGAGGTGATCCCCGAGTTCCGGTCGTGA
- a CDS encoding Gfo/Idh/MocA family protein, with protein sequence MNRPVRVGVIGAAYAANSHLPVLTGLPGFEVVAVATSRAATADAAAERFGVARPVEGYQRLCRDPDVELVVVATRPRLHREMALAAIEAGKHVLCEAPLAMTVAEGEEMAQAAEKAGVLAVTGMQSRFSPGISRLRGLVREGRLGRVENVQASAYYPTFTRPEAIRAAGWCADAANGASSLRVHGLHTADLIRWIFGEFAGVAGTVATRRPYWPGEDGPVPATSADSSVLTATVGDGALCSLHTSWVAQDGDGWRLTAHGSAGRLVATAQGHTGHFPVTLRGALGGEPMREIASDPPDVGEFAPDAPTYPLARMLRQLAVAISGGKAEDLPTFADGVAALRLAEAIEPGRE encoded by the coding sequence GTGAATCGCCCGGTCCGGGTCGGCGTCATCGGCGCCGCCTATGCCGCGAACAGCCACCTGCCGGTGCTGACCGGGCTGCCCGGGTTCGAGGTGGTCGCGGTGGCGACCAGCCGGGCGGCCACCGCCGACGCCGCGGCCGAGCGGTTCGGCGTGGCGCGGCCGGTCGAGGGCTACCAGCGGCTCTGCCGCGACCCCGACGTGGAGCTGGTGGTGGTGGCGACCCGGCCCCGGCTGCACCGCGAAATGGCGCTCGCCGCGATCGAAGCGGGCAAGCACGTGCTGTGCGAAGCGCCGCTGGCGATGACCGTGGCCGAGGGCGAGGAAATGGCTCAGGCGGCGGAAAAAGCCGGGGTGCTCGCGGTGACCGGGATGCAGTCCAGGTTCTCGCCGGGGATTTCGCGGCTGCGGGGGCTGGTGCGCGAAGGACGGCTCGGGCGGGTGGAGAACGTCCAGGCGAGCGCGTACTACCCCACCTTCACCCGCCCGGAGGCGATTCGCGCGGCCGGCTGGTGCGCCGACGCCGCCAACGGCGCCAGCTCGCTGCGGGTACACGGGCTGCACACCGCGGACCTGATCCGCTGGATCTTCGGCGAGTTCGCCGGAGTGGCCGGGACGGTGGCGACGCGCCGCCCGTACTGGCCTGGCGAGGACGGGCCGGTCCCGGCGACCAGTGCGGACAGCTCGGTGCTCACCGCGACCGTCGGCGACGGTGCGCTGTGCTCGCTGCACACGTCCTGGGTCGCGCAGGACGGCGACGGCTGGCGGCTGACCGCGCACGGTTCGGCCGGCAGGCTGGTGGCCACCGCGCAGGGGCACACCGGGCACTTCCCGGTCACCCTGCGCGGTGCGCTCGGCGGCGAGCCGATGCGGGAGATCGCGTCCGATCCCCCCGATGTCGGTGAGTTCGCCCCGGACGCGCCCACCTATCCCCTGGCCAGGATGCTGCGTCAGCTCGCCGTAGCCATCTCCGGCGGCAAAGCCGAAGACCTGCCCACCTTCGCCGACGGCGTCGCCGCCCTTCGCCTCGCCGAAGCCATCGAGCCCGGTCGTGAGTGA
- the yhjD gene encoding inner membrane protein YhjD → MNSFAERGKGRWRRLRGRYRWLDHLVRAVDRYVDHHGYHFVGSITYFSLLSLVPVLMVAFSVAGFVLAGQPKVLGELLEWITHAVPGPLGQSVRGLLEHFVEQRTQVGVFGVLIGLYSGWNWMNALRDALTAMWDQNRTGLSLLRTVPKDLLALLGLGAALLVTFALTASSGVLGDYLLRVLELDQTGWGKVAIGVASVPLALFADWLVFLWVLTRLPRDPVGIRSAMRGAVAAAIGFELLKQAGSFYLRLIGDSPTGAAFGSVIGLMVFISLVSRLLVFITAWTATARDAPATALPPPAPVVIRAGPGRHRDPLVPATVGALAGITATLLFHRHRRRE, encoded by the coding sequence GTGAACAGCTTCGCAGAGCGCGGCAAGGGGCGGTGGCGCCGGCTCCGCGGCCGGTACCGGTGGCTCGACCATCTGGTGCGCGCGGTGGACCGGTACGTCGACCACCACGGCTACCACTTCGTCGGCTCGATCACCTACTTCAGCCTGCTCTCCCTGGTGCCGGTGCTGATGGTGGCGTTCTCGGTGGCCGGGTTCGTGTTGGCCGGCCAGCCGAAGGTGCTCGGCGAGCTGCTGGAGTGGATCACGCACGCGGTGCCGGGGCCGCTCGGGCAGAGCGTGCGCGGGCTGCTGGAGCACTTCGTCGAGCAGCGGACCCAGGTCGGCGTGTTCGGCGTGCTGATCGGCCTGTACTCCGGCTGGAACTGGATGAACGCGCTGCGGGACGCACTAACCGCGATGTGGGACCAGAACCGCACCGGCCTGTCGCTGCTGCGGACCGTGCCCAAGGATCTGCTCGCGCTGCTCGGGCTTGGCGCGGCACTGCTGGTCACCTTCGCGCTGACCGCGTCCAGCGGCGTGCTCGGCGACTACTTGCTGCGCGTGCTGGAGCTGGACCAAACCGGCTGGGGGAAGGTCGCGATCGGTGTCGCGTCGGTGCCCCTCGCACTGTTCGCCGACTGGCTGGTATTTCTCTGGGTGCTCACCCGGCTGCCGCGCGACCCGGTGGGTATCCGCAGCGCGATGCGCGGGGCGGTGGCCGCCGCGATCGGGTTCGAGCTGCTCAAACAGGCCGGTAGCTTCTACCTGCGGCTGATCGGCGACTCACCGACCGGGGCCGCCTTCGGCTCGGTGATCGGCCTGATGGTCTTCATCTCCCTGGTGTCGCGGCTGCTGGTGTTCATCACCGCGTGGACGGCGACCGCGCGCGACGCGCCGGCCACCGCGCTGCCGCCGCCCGCCCCGGTGGTCATCCGCGCGGGCCCTGGCCGCCACCGCGACCCGCTCGTGCCGGCCACCGTCGGCGCACTCGCCGGCATCACCGCCACCCTGCTCTTCCACCGCCACCGACGCCGTGAGTGA
- a CDS encoding helix-turn-helix domain-containing protein: protein MSDQAAEIRRLLELLADGASGERLAEVAVTARARGEAGAELGPATELALRIRRTLVGHRRREAELTALFDTASDLARQRDPDAVLRSIVRRSRLLLGVDVSYLSLNDEAAGTTYMRVTDGSVSALFQDLKLGMGEGLGGLVAQTARPYATPDYFRDERFAHTRTIDTAVRDEGLTAILGVPLAIGSEVIGVLYASNRAAREFSPEEVALLSSLADHAAIALDNARLLDETRRALAGLNAANETISAHNEAMHHAENAHDQLMDLVLRGGDVPEVAAAVASVLHGGIALYDADGHELAHTGRVPLAPSEEDVAASRRTGRAVRTARPGPSNSDTWVCAVRAGQDLLGSLVLTGRAELADADRRLFERAAVVAALLLMRRRSVASAEDEVRGELLTDLLTAPGRNPDALIARGHRLGVDLGAPQAVLVAHAERVPRRRLAMAAARYGGLVGVHAEEVVLLAGADAVDELAATVAAELGTAVDCPVTVGAAGPVTGPAALAEAHAEAAKCVRALLALGRAGEGASMAGLGFVGQLLGDRADLAGYLRATLGPVLDYDARRGTALVDTLRAYFSCGANLTRAKDVLHVHVNTVVQRLDRIGSLLGADWQEPERALELQLAIKLHRLQR from the coding sequence GTGTCCGACCAGGCTGCTGAGATCCGACGGCTGCTCGAACTGCTCGCCGACGGCGCGAGCGGCGAGCGGCTGGCGGAGGTGGCGGTCACCGCCCGCGCGCGCGGCGAGGCAGGCGCCGAGCTGGGTCCGGCCACCGAGCTGGCGCTGCGGATCCGGCGCACCCTCGTCGGGCATCGGCGGCGCGAGGCGGAGCTGACCGCGCTCTTCGACACCGCGAGCGACCTGGCCCGCCAGCGCGACCCGGACGCGGTGCTGCGCTCGATCGTGCGGCGGTCGCGGCTGCTGCTCGGCGTGGACGTCTCGTACCTGAGCCTGAACGACGAGGCGGCGGGCACCACCTACATGCGGGTGACCGACGGGTCGGTGTCGGCGCTGTTCCAGGACCTCAAGCTGGGCATGGGGGAGGGCCTCGGCGGGCTGGTCGCGCAGACCGCCAGGCCGTACGCGACCCCGGACTACTTCCGCGACGAGCGGTTCGCGCACACCCGGACGATCGACACCGCGGTCCGCGACGAGGGGCTCACCGCGATCCTCGGTGTGCCGCTGGCAATCGGCAGCGAGGTGATCGGCGTGCTGTACGCGTCGAACCGCGCGGCGCGGGAGTTCTCCCCGGAAGAGGTCGCACTGCTGTCCTCCCTCGCCGACCACGCGGCCATCGCGCTGGACAACGCCCGGCTGCTGGACGAGACCCGGCGCGCGCTGGCCGGGCTGAACGCGGCGAACGAGACGATCAGCGCGCACAACGAGGCCATGCACCACGCCGAGAACGCGCACGACCAGCTGATGGACCTGGTGCTGCGCGGCGGGGACGTGCCGGAGGTCGCGGCCGCGGTGGCTTCGGTGCTGCACGGCGGGATCGCGCTGTACGACGCGGACGGTCACGAGCTGGCGCACACCGGACGGGTGCCGTTGGCGCCGTCGGAGGAGGACGTCGCCGCCTCCCGCCGCACCGGCCGCGCGGTGCGCACCGCGCGGCCGGGACCGTCCAATTCGGACACTTGGGTGTGCGCGGTGCGGGCGGGGCAGGACCTGCTCGGCAGCCTGGTGCTGACCGGACGGGCCGAGCTGGCCGACGCGGATCGGCGGTTGTTCGAACGGGCCGCTGTGGTGGCCGCGCTGCTGCTGATGCGGCGCCGGTCGGTGGCCAGCGCCGAGGACGAGGTGCGCGGCGAGCTGCTCACCGACCTGCTGACCGCGCCGGGGCGCAACCCGGACGCGCTGATCGCGCGCGGGCACCGGCTCGGCGTCGACCTCGGCGCGCCGCAGGCGGTGCTGGTCGCGCACGCGGAGCGGGTGCCGAGACGGCGGCTGGCGATGGCCGCGGCGCGCTACGGCGGCCTGGTCGGGGTGCACGCCGAGGAGGTGGTACTGCTGGCGGGCGCCGACGCGGTGGACGAGCTGGCCGCCACGGTGGCCGCCGAGCTCGGCACGGCCGTGGACTGCCCGGTGACGGTGGGCGCGGCCGGTCCGGTCACCGGCCCCGCCGCACTGGCCGAAGCCCACGCCGAGGCGGCGAAGTGCGTCCGCGCGCTGCTCGCGCTAGGCCGCGCCGGCGAGGGCGCTTCGATGGCCGGGCTCGGTTTCGTCGGCCAGCTCCTCGGCGACCGGGCCGACCTCGCCGGGTACCTGCGCGCGACACTCGGCCCGGTGCTGGACTACGACGCCCGCCGCGGCACCGCGCTGGTGGACACCCTGCGCGCCTACTTCTCCTGTGGCGCCAACCTGACCAGGGCCAAGGACGTGCTGCACGTGCACGTGAACACCGTGGTGCAGCGGCTGGACCGGATCGGCTCGCTGCTCGGCGCGGACTGGCAGGAACCCGAGCGGGCGCTGGAGCTGCAACTCGCGATCAAGCTGCACCGGCTCCAGCGCTGA
- a CDS encoding MFS transporter, producing MVIVVSSPPVPGRRSIVKVVGASLIGTTVEWYDFFLYTSAAALVFNKLFFPNTDPLTGTLLSFTTYAIGFLARPLGGLVFGHFGDRIGRKKLLVLSLLLMGGSTFAMGLLPTYAAVGAVAPLLLTLLRLVQGFALGGEWGGAVLIVSEHGDDRRRGFWASWPQCGAPGGNLLATAVLAVLAATQTDAAFMSWGWRVPFLLSGVLVGIGLWIRLAVSESPVFLAARQRAERRGEGRHLPVLEVFRSHWRQVLITIGARMAENVSYYVLTAFILVYVTGPLELPKSAGLNAVLIGSAVHFVSIPLWGALSDRVGRKPVYLFGAIAMAGWSFAFFALLDTRSAPVIVLAATVGLVLHGAMYGPQAAFFTEQFGTRVRYTGMSIGGQLSSIAAGALAPLVAVALFRSFGGTVAVSLYVVGMCVLTVAALLCAKETRGLSLEAEHDEPAGQAPAVARR from the coding sequence GTGGTGATCGTTGTGTCCTCCCCGCCCGTCCCCGGCCGCCGGTCGATCGTGAAAGTGGTCGGTGCCAGCCTGATCGGCACCACCGTCGAGTGGTACGACTTCTTCCTCTACACCTCGGCCGCGGCGCTGGTGTTCAACAAGCTGTTCTTCCCGAACACCGACCCGCTGACCGGCACGCTGCTGTCCTTCACCACCTACGCGATCGGTTTCCTGGCAAGGCCGCTCGGCGGGCTGGTGTTCGGCCACTTCGGCGACCGGATCGGGCGGAAGAAGCTGCTCGTGCTCAGCCTGCTGCTGATGGGCGGCTCGACCTTCGCGATGGGACTGCTGCCGACCTACGCCGCGGTCGGCGCCGTTGCGCCGCTGCTGCTCACCCTGCTGCGCCTGGTGCAGGGTTTCGCGCTCGGCGGCGAATGGGGCGGTGCGGTGCTGATCGTCTCCGAGCACGGCGACGACCGGCGGCGCGGATTCTGGGCGTCCTGGCCGCAGTGCGGTGCGCCCGGCGGGAACCTGCTGGCCACCGCGGTGCTGGCGGTACTGGCCGCCACCCAGACCGACGCCGCGTTCATGTCCTGGGGCTGGCGGGTGCCGTTCCTGCTCTCCGGGGTGCTGGTGGGGATCGGGCTGTGGATCCGGCTCGCGGTCAGCGAGTCGCCGGTGTTCCTCGCTGCCAGGCAGCGGGCCGAGCGCCGCGGCGAGGGCAGGCATCTGCCGGTGCTGGAGGTGTTCCGCTCGCACTGGCGGCAGGTGCTGATCACCATCGGCGCGCGGATGGCGGAGAACGTGTCGTACTACGTGCTCACCGCGTTCATCCTGGTCTACGTCACCGGCCCGCTCGAACTGCCGAAGTCGGCCGGGCTGAACGCGGTGCTGATCGGTTCGGCGGTGCACTTCGTCAGCATTCCGCTGTGGGGCGCGCTTTCGGACCGGGTCGGCCGAAAGCCGGTGTACCTGTTCGGCGCGATCGCGATGGCGGGCTGGAGTTTCGCGTTCTTCGCGTTGCTGGACACCAGGTCCGCGCCGGTGATCGTGCTGGCCGCGACCGTCGGACTGGTGCTGCACGGCGCGATGTACGGGCCGCAGGCCGCGTTCTTCACCGAGCAGTTCGGCACCAGGGTCCGTTACACCGGGATGTCGATCGGCGGCCAGCTGTCCTCGATCGCGGCCGGCGCGCTGGCCCCGCTGGTGGCCGTGGCGCTGTTCCGCAGCTTCGGCGGGACGGTCGCGGTGTCGCTGTACGTGGTCGGCATGTGCGTGCTGACCGTGGCCGCGCTGTTGTGCGCCAAGGAGACCCGCGGCCTTTCACTGGAAGCCGAGCATGACGAGCCTGCCGGGCAGGCACCAGCGGTCGCGCGCCGGTAG